The Pseudomonas fulva 12-X sequence CGTCAGGAGCGCGAGGATTAAAGGTGTCCTAAAAGCGCATTGCGTCGAGACTTACCGGCCGCTGCGCTGTCGGATATCGAGCGAGCCGCGTCGCGGTCACAGAACGGAGTTCCGTATGCAAAAGCTTAGTGTGAAGTTACTGCCTCTCTGCCTGCTGGCGCTGCCCTTCATGGCGTCCGCCCAGCAACCGATCCAGCCCGGTCTCTGGGAAATCACTTCCAACAACATGCAGCTGGGCGGCAAGACCCTGCCGAGCAGCGACGTGATGCTGCAGCAGTTCAAGAACCTGCCCCAGGCCCAGCGCGAAATGATGGAGCGGGCAATGGCCCAGCAGGGCATCCAGCTGGGTGACAAGGGCGTGCAGTACTGCATCAGCCAGGCCCAGGTCGATGCGCAGAACATCCCCCTGCAGGACCCCAACTGCAGCCAGCAGATCACTTCCCGTGACAACGACCGCTGGGTCTTCAACTTCACCTGCCCGCAGGGCCGCGGTCAGGGCGAGGCGCATTTCCTCGACGACAAGAACTTCACCACCAAGGTCAGCGGCGAGTTCGACAGCGGCGCCGGCCGCCAGCAGGGCAGCATGGAATCCGAAGCGCGCTGGGTGTCAGCTGACTGCGGCTCGTTGCGTCCGCGTCAGTAACCTGAAGCGACCAGCGGCGGCCGAGGGTCTGTACGAAAAGTCTCCGAGCGAAGGTCAGGCGAGGCAAAAAAACGGTGAGGAAGCGGAGTTTACGAGCTGTAAATGAGCATTCCGAACCGATTTTTAACGAAGCATCACCGAGCGCAGGTACTTTTCGTACAGAGCCTAGAGCCGCTGCTGGATCACCCGCGGATCATTGTCGAAATCGGCCAGCTGCTCGGCGCTGCCTGTGGTGATCAGCGTCCAGCGGGTGTTCAGGGGCGTCCAGTATTGCTGCTGGTCGCGGCCCAGCTTGCTGGCATCGGCCAGCACGAACACCTCCGCCGCCTGACGAATCATCAAATCCTTCAGATAGGCCTGGCTGGCGCTCGCTTCGCACAGGCCGCGCCCTGCGACCACGCCATCGGCGCTCACGAACACCTTGTCGGCGCTCAGCCGTTCGAGCATGGCCATGGCCGCGGGGCCGAAGGTGGCCATGCTGCCGGGGCGCAGGTCGCCGCCCAGCACCGTTACCCGCCCTTGCGGCAGCTCGTGCAAGGATTCCAAGGCCAGCAGGTTGTTGGTGATCACGTGCAGGCCGGTGCGCTCGCGCAGCAGCCGGGCCAGGCTGGCGGTCGAGGTGCCGCCGTCGAGCAGCACGGTATCGTTGTCCTGCACATGGGCCAGGGCGGCGCGGGCGATGCGCTCCTTCTCCAGGCTGGAGTGGCTGCTGCGCTCTTCCAGCGAGGCTTCCGGGGCGTGCTTGCCGATATGCGCGGCACCGCCGTAGGTGCGCATGATCATGCCCTGCTCGGCGAGCGAGGCGAGGTCGCGACGCACTGTGGCTTCGGACACGCCGAGCGAGCTGCACAGCGTCTCGACGTTGACGTTGCCGTTGTTGGAGAGCACCAGCTCGAGAATGGCTTGGCGGCGTTTGGCGACTTTCATGGCGATCCTTCAGGGAGAGGCGGCTGCACTGTACCACTTAGCGCCCGGCCTGCTCATAGCGAGGCGCCACCGCAGATCACCAGTTGCTGGCCGGTGATGGCGCCGGCGTCGGGGCCGAGTAGAAAGGCGGTCATGGCCGCCACTTCACCCGGCTGGATGAAGCGCCCGATGGGCGGCTGGCGCGGCGGCGTGCCCTGACGGGCCGGGTCGATCAGCATCGGCGTTTCGGTGGCGCCCGGGGCGACCAGGTTGACGGTGATGCCCTTTGGCGCCAGCTCGATGGCCCAGGAGCGCACCAGGCCGATCAGCGCGGCCTTGGTGGCGGCGTACTGGCTGCGACCGGCCGCGCCGTTCATGGTGCGGCTGCCGACCAGCACGATACGCCCCGGCGCACGCAGGCGCCCGATCAGGCCGTTGACCAGCTGGGTGGCGGCGCTGACGTGCACCTGCCACATGGCCGCGCCGTCCTCGTCGCGCAGTTCACCCAGGGGCGCGGTGCGCATGAAACCGGCGGCATGGACTATGGCGTCCAGTGCCGGAATATCGGCCAGGGCGCCGGCCAGCGAGGCGTTGTCGGCCAGGTCGGCGGCGACGAAACTCAGGTTCGGGTGTTGCAGGCTCGGTGCGCGTCGGCTCATGCCGATCACCTGCCAGCCGTCTTCCAGTAGGCGCCGGGCGATGGCTTCGCCGATGCCCGAGCTGACCCCGGTGACCAGGGCGCAGCGGCGGTCTTCACTCATCTGGATTCTCCACGCAAAAGAGGGCGCCACCAGGGCGCCCGTTGGCTCTAGCGGATGGCCGCCAGGGGAATATGCACGTGTTTGATCTTCTGCCGGAAGTAGGTGAAGGCCACGTGCAGGCTGCCGTCGCGAGCCTGGATGATGCTCGGGTAGGAGAACTCTCGGTTGAGCTTCTCCTGGGAGTTGTTGGTCATGCAGAAGCCGTCGCCCAGTTCGATGTCCAGGCGCAGCGGCCAGCTGCGCCCTTCGTCGCGGGAGATCGCCAGGCTCATGGGCGCCCGCGGAATGCCCCACACCGCGCCGCGGCCATCGGCGTTGACGGTCGGCGTGACGCGCTCATCGCCCTCGTCCTCGATCTCGTCGTACAGCGAGGCGCGACGCTGTTCGATGCCCTCGGCGTTGATCGGGTTGTAGACCAGCGCCAGCTCGCCGCTGGCCAGGCGAATGTACTGGATCGACGAGTTGTTGTTCGGCAGCTCGGTGGGCGTCGGTACGCTCCAGGTGCGGCCCAGGTCGGTCGAGCGGCTGGCGTAGATGTGATCGGCCCAGCGGCTGCGGAACAGGCCCAGCAGTGTGCCGTCGGCCAGCTGATGGACGTTCATGTGCACGGCGCCGGTGCTCTGCGGTACGTCGTGACGGCTCCAGGTGCGGCCTTGGTCGCAGCTGATCATCACCGCGCTGACGTCGTGGTTGCCGATCCATTTCTCGCCCGGCTGGGTGATGCAGTACCACACCGGGAACACCCAGTCGCCGTTGCTCAGCACCGCCGGCGGGTGGCGCACGAAGGTGCCCACCTCGTCGAACAGCGTCTCGATCGGGCCCCAGGTCAGGCCGCCGTCCTCGGAGAGGCGACGGCGCACGATGGCGGTTTCCTGGTTGCCGGAAATCTGCGCGGTCCAGATCAGCCACAGCGGGCCGTTCGGCGCCTGGAACAGGATGGGATTCTGTTCCGAACGAGTAGCGTCCTCGGACATCTTCTGCGGCTCGCTCCACACGCCGGTGGCCGGGTCGCGGCGTGACAGCAGCACGAAGATGTCGGCCATGCCTTCCTGGGTGCCGGCGAACCAGGTGCACAGCACGGTGCCGTCGGCCAGTTCATGCAGGTTGGCGGCATGGTTCTGGGCGTAGGGCGTGGGCAGGTAGGCGTCGTGGCGCTGTTCAAGAGTTGACATTGGGAACCTCCGAAGCGTTGGCGGCCTTGTTGCTGCGCGGCAGCAGGCGCTCGATGCAGATCACCACGGCCGGGGTGATCAGGGCGATGTACATGTTATCGATGCCGTACGGGTTGCCCAGCAGGTACCACACGCTGGTGGTGACGGTGGCGGCGCCCAGGCCCCAGGTCGCGCCGCGGCCGGTGGCGAACAGCGGCAGGTAGATGGCCACCAGGGCGATGACGGTGATCGACAGGCGCAGGGCACGGGTGAAGAACGACAGGTTGAGAATTTCCGGCGCGGCGAACACGAATACCAGGGGCGCGAAACCGACGATCAGGCTGATCACCTTGGTCATGCGGAATTCGCGCTCGGCGTTGGGCTTGCGCAGCGGCACGTAGAAGTCGCGCACCACCAGCGAGGTGATGGCCAGGGCCACGGCGCTGACGCCGACGAACACCGAGGCGACCAGGGAGATGGTGACCACACCGGCCAGCCAGGGGCTCATCGACTGCAGGAAGACCGGCAGTGCATAGAGGCTGTCCATATCCGGATGCAGGTACTTGGACACCACGCCGATGACGCCCAGGGCGATGGAGATCGGCAGGCACATCAGGCCGGCCCACAGGGCGGCGTTACGCGCGGCGGTCGGGCTCTTGGTGGTGCTGATAGCCTGCATGATGTACTGGGTGGAGAAGATCGCGCCTACGGTGCCGATGATCCAGGCCAGCACCTTGGAGCCGCCGATGGCGCCATCCCAGGTGAAGTAGTGCGCTGGCAGGCTCTGGTGCACCTGATTGAACCCGCCGGCCAGCTTGAGGGCGACCCACAGCACGATCATCACCCCGGCGTACTTGACCACGGTGTGCAGCACGCTGATGTAGGCCACGCTCTTCATGCCGCCGAAGGCGTAGTAGAGGGTGCTGACGATGGCGGTGATGAAGGCGGCGGTGGGCAGGTTGATGTGCATCACCGTGGCGATGGCCGCCGCGCCGCTGACGTAGTTACCGACGTTCACCAGCAGCAGGGCGTAGATCATGATCACCGAGACCATCATCTTGGCGCCGTAGCCGTAACGGCGCTCGATGAACCCGGAGATGGTGTATTCGCCCGAGCTGTAGAGCTTCCTGGCCATCAGGATGGCGAACAGCGGAAAGCCGATGGCGGCGGCGACCACCGCCCATGCCGCGGCCATGCCGCTCTCGAACGCCGCCTGGGCGGTGCCGATGGTGGATTTGGCGCCGATGTATTCGGACATCATCAGCATGCCGACGATGAAGGCCGGCATGCTGCGCGAGGCGACCATGTACTGTTCGGTGTTCTTGCTGCGAATGAGCATCGTCAGCCAGGAAGTGAACAGGATGTAGACGACCACCATGCCGATGATGATCAACGTGCCTTGGGTGTTGAAGGTTTCCATCATTCGCTCCGATTGTTCTTGTCTAGGGCTTGCGTGAGGAAGTTGGGGTGACTCAGGCGTGGGCCGGGGTCGGGTTCTTGCGTTTACGGGTGGCCAGTTCCACGGCCTGGCGCAGCGCCTCGATCAGGCTGCGTTCGTCGGCGATACCCTTGCCGGCGATGTCGAAGGCGGTGCCGTGGTCGACCGAGGTGCGGATCACCGGCAGGCCGATGGTGACGTTGACGCCGGCCTCCAGGCCCATGACCTTCACCGGGCCGTGGCCCTGGTCGTGGTACATGGCGACCACCGCGTCGAAGTCGCCACGGCCGGCGCGGAAGAACAGGGTGTCGGCCGGCAGCGGGCCTTCTACGCGCCAGCCGCGGGCGCGCAGTTCGTCGATGGCCGGCTGGATCTTGGTTTCCTCCTCGCCATAGCCGAACAGGCCGTTCTCGCCGGCGTGGGGGTTGATGCCGCACACCGCGATCAGCGGGTTGTCGATGCCGGCGCGTACCAGGGTCTCGTGGGCGCGTTCGATGGTGCGACGCACCAGACCCGGCTCGATGCGCGCGATGGCGTCGATGATGCCGATGTGGGTGGTGACGTGGATGACCCGCAGGGTCGGCGTCATCAGCATCATCGACACCTCTTCGATGCCGGTCAGGTGGGCGAGCATTTCGGTGTGGCCGGGAAAGATATGCCCACCGGCGTGCAGGGCTTCCTTGTTCAGCGGCGCGGTGCAGATGGCGTCGAGCTCACCGGCTTCGGTGAGCTGCACGGTGTGCTCGATGTAACGGAAGGCCGCGTCGCCGGCGATCGCCGAGAGCTGGCCGTAGGGCAGGTCGTCGGGGATCAGGTCGAGGTCGATGCAGTCCACCACGCCGGGCTGAAACCGTGCTTGACGCGGATGCTCGATGGCGTTGACCTCGAGGCTGCCGCCGACGATGCGGTTGGCATCGGCCAGGCGGCGGGCGTCGCCGATGACCAGCGGTCGGCACATGGCGTAGACGCTGTCATGGGCCAGGGACTTCATGATGATTTCCGGGCCGACGCCGGCAGCATCGCCCAGGGTGATGCCGATTACGGGGCGTTCAGACATGGTGGGCTTCCTTCTCGGAGAGGGGCTGGGAATGGCTGGCGCCGTGCAGGCGAGCCCAGGCCTGGTAAAGGGTGTCCGGCTGGCCGAAGCCACCGGCCTTGGTGACGATGGCCAGCTCGTGACCCTGCCGACGGGCGCTGGACAGCACCACGCCGGGGGCCAGCTCGCCGTAGAGCTGCAGGCTGTCGATGGCGGCAGCGGCAAGGAGGGCACGGGCGGTTTCCCCGCCGGTGGCGATCAAGGCGCCGGCTTGGGCGATGGCCGGCAACAGCAACTGCGCCAGGGGCGCGCCCAGCAACGTCGCCTGGGTTGGATCGCGGTCGCGCTGTTCGAGGCTGATCAGCAGGTCCTTGCCGCTCGCCATCTGCGCGGCCAAGCGAGCGCTCAACGCGTCGCGCTGATCGGCTGCAGCAGTTGCCAGCAGCAGCTGTGGTTCGATGCGCTGCCACTGCTGGCCGCTGCGCGCGGCGAGCAACTCGGCTTGCGCCTGGGAATGCCGGGACATGCTGCCGACCACGGTGAGCACGGGCTTTATGGCCTCGGCCAGCACCGGCGCGGTGCGCGCTGCGAGCCCCAGGGCGGCGGGCAAGTGCTGGGCGAGGCCGGCCGAGCCAACCCAGAACAGCTGATCGGCATGCTCGACCGAAGCCTGGGCCAGTGCCTGCAGGTCGGCATCGCGCTCGGCGTCGCAGACCAGCACCTGGGTGCCGGTCTGCAGATGTTGCGCCAGTAAATCGGCCAGTTCGGCGCCGCGGATCTTTTCGAGGTTCAGGGCGGCGCAGCGCAGGCCGTCGCTGCTGAACAGTTCGAGCAGATCGCTGGTGCCGCTCAGGCCTTCGTTGCGCCACACATCGCTCTGAGCGACGGCGACGCCATGGACGTACTGCACGCCGCCCAAGGTGGTACGACCCATCGCCGGAAAGGCGGGCGCGACCAGTGCCATGCCTTTGCCCAGCAGCGCGGCGACTTCGCTGAGCAGGTTGCCGCGCAGGGTCGAGTCGACCTTCTTGTACAGCCCGTGGCCAGCGAAGGTGCGGGTTTCCAGCAGGGCGCGATGGCGCTGCGCAGCCTGGCCGGCCGGCAGGCGACGGGTGTCCAGGTCGATGGCGGTCACCGGCTGGGCGCGGTGCTCGGCGCGCGGGTCCAGCAGCACCTCGGTGGCCACATGACGCGCGAAGCCGGCGGCGCAGTCGGCAGCGCCGGACAGGTCGTCGGCGATCACCAGCAGTGGCCGTTTCATGGCAGCAGGCACCGGTACAGCTGCTGGATGTCGCCCAGACTGAGCGCCTTGGGGTTGTTGACCATCAGGCGGGTGACCTTGGAGGCGGCCACGGCCATATCCGCCAGGTGCTCCTCGGCCACACCGAAGTCGCGCAGGTTCTGGGGAATCTCCAGGGTGGCGGTCCAGGCGCTGATCTGGTCGATCAGTTTGCGCGCGGCCACTTCGTCACTGTCGCTTTCCTGGGCCAGGCCGCAGACGCAGGCGGCGCGCTTGAGGCGCGGCGCGCAGGCATCCATATTGAAGGCCATAACGTGGGGCAGCAGCATGGCGTTGGCCACCCCGTGGGTGACGTGGAACTTGCCGCCCAGCGGGTAGGCCAGGGCGTGCACGGCCGCGGTGCCGGCGGCAGTCAGGGCCAGGCCGCCGTACATCGAGCCGAGCAGCATGTCGCTGCGTGCCTGCACCGAGCCGGGCTGCTGATAGGCCTCCACGATGCTGCCGGCGATCAGGCGCATCGACTCCAGGGCAAAGGTGTCGCTGATCGGATTGGCCTTGGTGGAAATGAACGATTCCAGCGAGTGGGTGAAGGCGTCCATACCGGTGGCGGCGGTGATCGGCTTGGGCAGGCCAAGAGTCAGGGTGGCGTCGAGGATCACCAGGGTCGGCAGCAGGTGACGGCTGACCACGCCGATCTTCAGCTCCTCGTCCGGCAGGGTGACGATGGCGTTGGGGGTGACTTCCGAGCCGGTGCCCGAGGTGGTCGGCACCAGCACCATGGGCGCGCCGGCGTTGGGCACCTTGTCGATGCCGAGCATGTCGCGTAGCGGCATGTCGTTGGTGAGCAGCACGGCGAACAACTTGGCGGCGTCCAGCACGCTGCCGCCGCCGATGGCGATCAACGCATCCGGCGCGGCGGGGGCCACGGCGCGGCGGAATACGCCTTCGATATTTTCCAGGGTCGGCTCGATTTCCACGTCATCGACCACGGTGACGGCTATGGATTTGGCCTCTAGCTGGGCGACCACGCGCTCGGTGACGCCCAGCTGGTGCATGGCGTTCTGGGTGACCAGCACCACGCGCTGCAGCGGTTTGTCGAGCAGTGCCAGCTTGTCGCCCAGGCTGTTGAGGCTGTCGGGGCCATGGACGATGTGTTTGACGGTCTGGAAGTGATACATGGTGGTCCTCCGACTCAGCGCTGGTAGGCGGCCAGCAAGCCTTCGAGCTTGTGGACGGTCTGTTCATCGAGGGCGGCAACGGGGGCGCGGCAGGGGCCGACCGGCACGTTGAGCAGGTCCGTGGCTTTCTTAAGTACGGACGGCATGGTGCCCAGGGCAAAGGCGTCGCGCAGCGGGCGCAGGGCTTCCTGGGCGGTGCGGGCAGCTTCGTGGTTGCCGGCCTGGAACTGGTTCCAGATCTCCATCACCACGTGGGGCACGGCGTTGGCAGTGGCCGCCACCGCGCCGTCACCGCCAGCCAGCAGGTTCCAGTAGATGAGCGAGTCGGTGCCGGCGAACACCGCGAAGTCGTCGCTGCGATAACGCATCATCTGCACCAGAGCGTCGAAGTTGCCGGCGCTGTCCTTGATGCCCTTGATCTGCGGGTGCTGGGAAAGTGCGGCGACCGCCTGGATGCCGATCGACATGCCGGTCTTGGCGGGAATGTTGTAGAGCATGATCGGCAGATCCGAGGCATCGCCGATGCGCTGGTAGTGATTGATCAGCTCGCTCTGGCTGACCGCATTGAAGAACGGCGTGATGACCGACAGGGCCTGAACGCCCACATCGCTCATTTTCTTGTTCAGTTCGATCACATCGCGGGTGGCGAAGGCGCCAGTGCCGGCGATCACCGGCACGCGGCCAGCGGCGAGTTCGACGGTCAGTTTGGCGATACGCACTTTCTCGGCGTCGGAGAGGGCGAAGAACTCGCCATTGGTGCCCAGCACGAACAGGCCGTGTACGCCGGCCGAGACAAGGCTTTCGATAAGCGCGGCAAGCGCCGGTTCATCGACCTCCTGGGCCGCATTGAACGGCGTGACGAGGGCAGGGACGATACCGTGGAATTTCATGGCTTATCCTGTCTTTATGATTGTTTTGGTCAGTATTAATAGCAGTAGTGATTGAATCGATCAAATATTTTCGAGATGGTTCAGCCCTTGCGGCGGATATTTGAGCGAATCGTTCGTTTTTGGTGGGCGTTTTGATCGCGTTGATCGTCAGGCTGGCGCGAGAAACCGCAGTCGCCCGGAAGAGTAACTGCAAGGTTTGCTTGGAGAGTGAGGCGCAGCGCCTACTGAGAAAGCGCGTGGGGAGCGGGGTTCATCGCCGGCCGGGGGCAATCAAAGCAATTTCAGAGAATCGGCGAAATCAGCCGCGCCACGCGCATGCCCAGTTGCTGCAGGCGGTGCACTTCGCGGCGGTCAGCGCCGATCAGTTCGCGGGATTGGCTGAAGTCATCCAGCAGCATCGCTTCGACCTGGCGGGCGAATTCGGGGTCGACGGTGACCAGAGTGATTTCGAAGTTGAGGCGGAACGAGCGGTTGTCCAGGTTGGCGCTGCCGACCACGCCGATGTCGCCATCGATCAGCGCGACCTTCTGGTGCAGGAAGCCCGGCAGGTAGCGGAAGATCCGCACGCCGGCGCGTAGCGCTTCCAGGGCGAACAGGTTGGAAGCGGCGTAGACGATGCGGTGGTCGGGGCGCGAGGGCAGCAGGATGCGCACGTCCACGCCGCGCAGCACGGCCAGGCGCAGGGCGGCGAACAGCGCTTCGTCTGGGATGAAGTAAGGGCTGGTCAGCCAGATGCGCTCGCGGGCGGCGTTGAGCATTTCCACGAACAGCAGCGAGCAGGTTTCCTGGGCGTCGGCCGGGCCGCTGCTGATTACCTGGCAGAGCATGCCTTCGTCTGGGTAGCGCTCGGGCAGCAGCAGCGGCGGCAGTTTGCGGGTCGCCCAGAACCAGTCTTCGGCGAACGATTCCTGCAGGCAGGCTACGGCTGGGCCATGCACTTCGACGTGGGTATCGCGCCATGGTGACAGCCGCGGCTTCTCGCCCAGGTATTCGTCACCGACGTTGTGGCCGCCGAGAAAGCCGCGCTCGCCGTCGACCACCACGATCTTGCGGTGGTTGCGGAAATTCAGCTGGAAGCGATTGAGCACGCCGCCACCAGTGGGGAAGGCATGCATGTGCACACCACCTTCGCGCAGGCGCCTGATGTAGTTGCGCGGCAGGGCGTGGCTACCCACCGCGTCGTAGAGAAAGTAGACCTGCACGCCGGCCGCCGCGCGCTCCAGCAGTGCCTCCTGCAAACGGCGGCCAAGCTTGTCGTCATGGACGATGAAGAACTGGATATGGATGACCTGATGCGCGTCGGCGATGGCCTGGAGAATCGCCTCGAAGGTCGCCCTGCCATTGACCAGCAGGCTGACCTGATTGCCGGCCAGGCAGGGCATGCGCCCCAAGCGTGGTAGCGCGCGCAGCTGGCCGTAGGCTTCCGACTCGCCGGCGGCGATGGCCTCCTGCACCCAGGGGCGCCAGTCCAGCGAGGCCATGGCCTTGTGCATCTGTTTGTCGACCACCCGGCGCGCGTCGATGTACGCATAGAAGCGGCTGCGCCCGAAGATCACGTAGGGCAGCAGCGTCAGGTAGGGCATGAAGAACAGCGACAGCGCCCAGGCGATGGCGCCCTGGGCCGTGCGCACGGTGAGAATCGCGTGAATGGCGGCCAGGGTTCCGAGCACGTGGATCGCCGCGATCAGATAGCCGAAGAAATGCTGGATACCGAATTCCATGGTCGTTCGCTTGATGGCTGCCGTGCCAGCATAGACCACGCTATCGATGGGTCGTCACCGATAGAAATCGGCGTTCCACGTGAAACTTCCTGGCGCTGCTGCCTTGAGTCCCTGTGCGAATGAACGAAAGCCCCGGCACGATAGGCGCGAGGCTTTTTCGTCACTGACTGTCAGGCCCGCGATAGCGCCGAAATCTGCTGGCGCCGGTACAGCGTGTCGCGGCTCGACAGCAGCAGGTACAGCGGCAGGGTGACGACGATCGCCACCAGCCACGACAGGTCGGCGCCGTCGAGTTTGCTGGCGATGGGGCCGGTGTAGATCGGCGTGACCGCGAACGGCAGTTGCACCAGGATGCCGATAGCGTAGGCGCTGACCGCGTTGGGGTTGAAACGCCCGTAGATGCCGCCCGTGGCGTCGAACAGCGAGGGGATGTGATAGCGCTGCTTCTGCACCAGGTAGAAGTCGGCCAGGTTGATCACCGCCCATGGCACCAGCACGATCATCATCGCCAGGATCAGCTGCATGAAGCGCGCGATGAAGTCCGCGGGTGCGGTTACCGCAACCACGCAGCAGGCCACCAGCAGGATCGCCGAGAGGGCCACGCGGGCCTGGCGGCTCGGTGCCCAGTCGGCGGCGAAGGTCTGCACCGAGGTGATCAGCGCCAGCACCGCACCGTACAGGTTCAGGGCGTTGTGGCTGATGATGCTAAGGATGAACAGCACCATCAGCACCGGCCCGAACACGCCGGTGCTCTGCTTCACCGCTTCCATGGTGTCCGTCTCGGCGCTCACCGCCAGCGCCACCAGGGTGCCGAAGATGAAGCACAGAGATGTGCCCAGCACGGCGCCACAGTAGGTGGCGATGAAGGGCTTCCAGATGCCCACGTTGCGCGGCAGGTAGCGCGAGTAGTCCGAAGTGTAGGGCGCGAAGGAGATCTGCCAGATGGCGCCCAGCGAGGCCATGGCCAGCCAGCCGGCCAGGTTGAAACCGCCGCGGCTGGCGAAGTCCGCCGGCAAGCCGTTGGCGAACAGGGCGATGAAGCCCGCCAGCAGGCCGATGCCCATCACCCAGGTGCCGATGCGGTTGAGGGTGTGGATGAAGTTGTAGCCCAGGATGCCGATCAGCGTCGCGGCGCAGGCGCCGATCAGCACTGCAGCCGGCAGCGGCAGATCCGGCGCCACGGTGTGGATGGATTTGCCGGCCAGCACGCAGTTGGAGATGAAGAAGCCGATGTACAGCACCGCGGCGATCACCACCACCAGCAGCGCGCCGTAGCGACCGAACTGGCCGCGGCTCTGCAGCATCTGCGGCAGGCCCATCTGCGGGCCTTGGGCCGAAGCCAGGCCGAGGACGATACCGCCGAGCAGGTGGCCGACCAGGATGGCGCAGATCGCCCAGCCGATGTTCAGGTGGAACACCTGCACGGCCATGGCGCCGGTGACGATCGGCAGCGGTGCGATGTTGGTGCTGAACCAGAGGGTGAACAGGTCACGGACGCGGCCGTGACGATCGGCATCGGCCACCTGGCCGACGCTGTTGCTTTCGACGAGCTCTTGGGGAGCGTTGTTATGGGACATGGCGGGTTCTCCTGCGCAAAGCGGTAGCGGCACGCTGCGCGCGAGGCGGGCAGTGCCGGATGGA is a genomic window containing:
- a CDS encoding SDR family NAD(P)-dependent oxidoreductase, producing the protein MSEDRRCALVTGVSSGIGEAIARRLLEDGWQVIGMSRRAPSLQHPNLSFVAADLADNASLAGALADIPALDAIVHAAGFMRTAPLGELRDEDGAAMWQVHVSAATQLVNGLIGRLRAPGRIVLVGSRTMNGAAGRSQYAATKAALIGLVRSWAIELAPKGITVNLVAPGATETPMLIDPARQGTPPRQPPIGRFIQPGEVAAMTAFLLGPDAGAITGQQLVICGGASL
- a CDS encoding iron-containing alcohol dehydrogenase, with translation MYHFQTVKHIVHGPDSLNSLGDKLALLDKPLQRVVLVTQNAMHQLGVTERVVAQLEAKSIAVTVVDDVEIEPTLENIEGVFRRAVAPAAPDALIAIGGGSVLDAAKLFAVLLTNDMPLRDMLGIDKVPNAGAPMVLVPTTSGTGSEVTPNAIVTLPDEELKIGVVSRHLLPTLVILDATLTLGLPKPITAATGMDAFTHSLESFISTKANPISDTFALESMRLIAGSIVEAYQQPGSVQARSDMLLGSMYGGLALTAAGTAAVHALAYPLGGKFHVTHGVANAMLLPHVMAFNMDACAPRLKRAACVCGLAQESDSDEVAARKLIDQISAWTATLEIPQNLRDFGVAEEHLADMAVAASKVTRLMVNNPKALSLGDIQQLYRCLLP
- the pdxA gene encoding 4-hydroxythreonine-4-phosphate dehydrogenase PdxA codes for the protein MSERPVIGITLGDAAGVGPEIIMKSLAHDSVYAMCRPLVIGDARRLADANRIVGGSLEVNAIEHPRQARFQPGVVDCIDLDLIPDDLPYGQLSAIAGDAAFRYIEHTVQLTEAGELDAICTAPLNKEALHAGGHIFPGHTEMLAHLTGIEEVSMMLMTPTLRVIHVTTHIGIIDAIARIEPGLVRRTIERAHETLVRAGIDNPLIAVCGINPHAGENGLFGYGEEETKIQPAIDELRARGWRVEGPLPADTLFFRAGRGDFDAVVAMYHDQGHGPVKVMGLEAGVNVTIGLPVIRTSVDHGTAFDIAGKGIADERSLIEALRQAVELATRKRKNPTPAHA
- a CDS encoding DeoR/GlpR family DNA-binding transcription regulator, which encodes MKVAKRRQAILELVLSNNGNVNVETLCSSLGVSEATVRRDLASLAEQGMIMRTYGGAAHIGKHAPEASLEERSSHSSLEKERIARAALAHVQDNDTVLLDGGTSTASLARLLRERTGLHVITNNLLALESLHELPQGRVTVLGGDLRPGSMATFGPAAMAMLERLSADKVFVSADGVVAGRGLCEASASQAYLKDLMIRQAAEVFVLADASKLGRDQQQYWTPLNTRWTLITTGSAEQLADFDNDPRVIQQRL
- a CDS encoding sodium:solute symporter family protein, coding for METFNTQGTLIIIGMVVVYILFTSWLTMLIRSKNTEQYMVASRSMPAFIVGMLMMSEYIGAKSTIGTAQAAFESGMAAAWAVVAAAIGFPLFAILMARKLYSSGEYTISGFIERRYGYGAKMMVSVIMIYALLLVNVGNYVSGAAAIATVMHINLPTAAFITAIVSTLYYAFGGMKSVAYISVLHTVVKYAGVMIVLWVALKLAGGFNQVHQSLPAHYFTWDGAIGGSKVLAWIIGTVGAIFSTQYIMQAISTTKSPTAARNAALWAGLMCLPISIALGVIGVVSKYLHPDMDSLYALPVFLQSMSPWLAGVVTISLVASVFVGVSAVALAITSLVVRDFYVPLRKPNAEREFRMTKVISLIVGFAPLVFVFAAPEILNLSFFTRALRLSITVIALVAIYLPLFATGRGATWGLGAATVTTSVWYLLGNPYGIDNMYIALITPAVVICIERLLPRSNKAANASEVPNVNS
- a CDS encoding sialidase family protein encodes the protein MSTLEQRHDAYLPTPYAQNHAANLHELADGTVLCTWFAGTQEGMADIFVLLSRRDPATGVWSEPQKMSEDATRSEQNPILFQAPNGPLWLIWTAQISGNQETAIVRRRLSEDGGLTWGPIETLFDEVGTFVRHPPAVLSNGDWVFPVWYCITQPGEKWIGNHDVSAVMISCDQGRTWSRHDVPQSTGAVHMNVHQLADGTLLGLFRSRWADHIYASRSTDLGRTWSVPTPTELPNNNSSIQYIRLASGELALVYNPINAEGIEQRRASLYDEIEDEGDERVTPTVNADGRGAVWGIPRAPMSLAISRDEGRSWPLRLDIELGDGFCMTNNSQEKLNREFSYPSIIQARDGSLHVAFTYFRQKIKHVHIPLAAIR
- a CDS encoding four-carbon acid sugar kinase family protein, with the protein product MKRPLLVIADDLSGAADCAAGFARHVATEVLLDPRAEHRAQPVTAIDLDTRRLPAGQAAQRHRALLETRTFAGHGLYKKVDSTLRGNLLSEVAALLGKGMALVAPAFPAMGRTTLGGVQYVHGVAVAQSDVWRNEGLSGTSDLLELFSSDGLRCAALNLEKIRGAELADLLAQHLQTGTQVLVCDAERDADLQALAQASVEHADQLFWVGSAGLAQHLPAALGLAARTAPVLAEAIKPVLTVVGSMSRHSQAQAELLAARSGQQWQRIEPQLLLATAAADQRDALSARLAAQMASGKDLLISLEQRDRDPTQATLLGAPLAQLLLPAIAQAGALIATGGETARALLAAAAIDSLQLYGELAPGVVLSSARRQGHELAIVTKAGGFGQPDTLYQAWARLHGASHSQPLSEKEAHHV
- a CDS encoding DUF3617 domain-containing protein, which codes for MQKLSVKLLPLCLLALPFMASAQQPIQPGLWEITSNNMQLGGKTLPSSDVMLQQFKNLPQAQREMMERAMAQQGIQLGDKGVQYCISQAQVDAQNIPLQDPNCSQQITSRDNDRWVFNFTCPQGRGQGEAHFLDDKNFTTKVSGEFDSGAGRQQGSMESEARWVSADCGSLRPRQ